The Anolis carolinensis isolate JA03-04 chromosome 2, rAnoCar3.1.pri, whole genome shotgun sequence genome has a window encoding:
- the LOC134292350 gene encoding E3 ubiquitin-protein ligase TRIM7-like isoform X1: protein MASGHSMKKLCLELSCPICLEYFKEPLSLSCGHNFCQSCLDQCWEGKEASCPQCREKVQEGDIRPNRQLAKVVEIVKELGSQKAEEKGSICQKHQEPLKLFCKDHETPICVVCDKSKEHKNHKVIPLDEASKEYKDQIWNFLETLKKEREKIPVYKADAARESQDLLKKTQREKDKTAAAFRRMHQCLEEQERNFLAKMEEVEKEISAKGEEHLARLSEELSSLSKLIQEMEEKLQQPASELLQDIRSFLQGCKNKEKSKTSAAFPPALKWKIWDVCDINPFLKGVMKQFRASLESGLQQQKAHVTLDPDTAHPRLILSENLRRVISGEKEQDLPDNPERFSDYEYVLGQDGFTEGRHFWEVLVGSEEGWSVGIARKSVERKDPDFGPNAGIWEVGKWESAYRFSSDNDAFPSLTLSEEPKRVRVTLNYAGGRVAFYDADSAALIFEYPPASFSGETLLPCFYVCGKAQLELSP, encoded by the exons ATGGCTTCTGGACACTCTATGAAGAAGCTGTGCTTGGAACTGTCCTGTCCCATCTGCTTGGAGTATTTCAAGGAGCCTTTGAGCCTCTCCTGTGGGCACAATTTCTGCCAATCCTGCCTGGATCAATGCTGGGAGGGGAAAGAGGCCTCCTGCCCACAATGCAGGGAGAAAGTGCAGGAAGGGGACATCAGGCCAAATAGGCAGCTGGCCAAAGTGGTGGAGATAGTTAAGGAACTGGGGAGCCAGAAGGCAGAAGAGAAGGGGAGCATCTGCCAGAAGCACCAGGAGCCCCTGAAGCTCTTCTGCAAGGACCACGAAACCCCCATCTGTGTGGTGTGCGACAAGTCGAAGGAGCACAAAAACCACAAAGTGATCCCTCTGGATGAAGCATCAAAGGAGTACAAG GATCAGATTTGGAATTTCCTGgagactctgaagaaggagagggagaaaattCCAGTCTACAAAGCAGATGCAGCACGGGAAAGCCAGGATTTGCTC aaaaaaacccagagagaGAAGGATAAGACTGCGGCTGCCTTCAGACGCATGCACCAGTGTCTAGAAGAACAAGAGAGGAATTTTCTGGCAAAAATGGAAGAGGTGGAGAAGGAGATTTCAGCCAAAGGGGAGGAACATCTGGCCAGACTCTCCGAAGAACTCTCCTCTCTCTCGAAACTCATCCAAGAGATGGAGGAGAAGCTTCAGCAGCCGGCAAGTGAACTCCTCCAG GATATCAGAAGCTTCTTGCAGGG GTGTAAGAATAAAGAGAAATCCAAGACTTCTGCAGCCTTTCCTCCTGCCCTAAAGTGGAAGATCTGGGATGTCTGTGATATCAATCCCTTCCTGAAGGGTGTCATGAAGCAATTCAGGG ccTCTCTGGAATCTGGGCTTCAGCAGCAAAAAG CACATGTGACTCTGGATCCAGACACAGCCCATCCTCGGCTCATCCTCTCTGAAAATCTCAGACGTGTGATCAGTGGAGAGAAAGAGCAAGATCTTCCTGACAATCCTGAGAGATTCAGTGACTATGAATATGTGCTGGGCCAGGACGGATTCACAGAAGGCAGGCATTTCTGGGAAGTCCTTGTGGGGAGTGAGGAAGGATGGTCTGTGGGAATTGCAAGAAAGTCTGTGGAGAGAAAGGACCCAGACTTTGGCCCTAACGCTGGGATCTGGGAAGTGGGGAAGTGGGAAAGTGCATACAGGTTCTCCTCCGACAACGATGCGTTCCCATCTCTGACTCTGAGCGAGGAGCCCAAGAGAGTCCGAGTGACTCTGAACTACGCAGGTGGCCGGGTGGCCTTTTACGATGCAGACTCAGCAGCCCTGATCTTTGAATACCCTCCAGCTTCTTTCTCAGGAGAGACCCTCCTCCCATGCTTTTATGTGTGTGGAAAAGCCCAACTGGAGCTCTCCCCGTAA
- the LOC134292350 gene encoding E3 ubiquitin-protein ligase TRIM7-like isoform X2, with protein MASGHSMKKLCLELSCPICLEYFKEPLSLSCGHNFCQSCLDQCWEGKEASCPQCREKVQEGDIRPNRQLAKVVEIVKELGSQKAEEKGSICQKHQEPLKLFCKDHETPICVVCDKSKEHKNHKVIPLDEASKEYKDQIWNFLETLKKEREKIPVYKADAARESQDLLKKTQREKDKTAAAFRRMHQCLEEQERNFLAKMEEVEKEISAKGEEHLARLSEELSSLSKLIQEMEEKLQQPASELLQDIRSFLQGCKNKEKSKTSAAFPPALKWKIWDVCDINPFLKGVMKQFRASLESGLQQQKAHVTLDPDTAHPQLILSEDLRRVIYGEKEQDLPDNPERFCDYAYVLGQDGFTEGRHFWEVLVGSEEGWSVGIARKSVERKDPDFGPNAGIWEVGKLDSFSADNNVCPYLMLSKEPKRVRVTLNYEGGRVAFYDADSAALIYKYPPASFSGEILLPFFYVYGKAQLELSL; from the exons ATGGCTTCTGGACACTCTATGAAGAAGCTGTGCTTGGAACTGTCCTGTCCCATCTGCTTGGAGTATTTCAAGGAGCCTTTGAGCCTCTCCTGTGGGCACAATTTCTGCCAATCCTGCCTGGATCAATGCTGGGAGGGGAAAGAGGCCTCCTGCCCACAATGCAGGGAGAAAGTGCAGGAAGGGGACATCAGGCCAAATAGGCAGCTGGCCAAAGTGGTGGAGATAGTTAAGGAACTGGGGAGCCAGAAGGCAGAAGAGAAGGGGAGCATCTGCCAGAAGCACCAGGAGCCCCTGAAGCTCTTCTGCAAGGACCACGAAACCCCCATCTGTGTGGTGTGCGACAAGTCGAAGGAGCACAAAAACCACAAAGTGATCCCTCTGGATGAAGCATCAAAGGAGTACAAG GATCAGATTTGGAATTTCCTGgagactctgaagaaggagagggagaaaattCCAGTCTACAAAGCAGATGCAGCACGGGAAAGCCAGGATTTGCTC aaaaaaacccagagagaGAAGGATAAGACTGCGGCTGCCTTCAGACGCATGCACCAGTGTCTAGAAGAACAAGAGAGGAATTTTCTGGCAAAAATGGAAGAGGTGGAGAAGGAGATTTCAGCCAAAGGGGAGGAACATCTGGCCAGACTCTCCGAAGAACTCTCCTCTCTCTCGAAACTCATCCAAGAGATGGAGGAGAAGCTTCAGCAGCCGGCAAGTGAACTCCTCCAG GATATCAGAAGCTTCTTGCAGGG GTGTAAGAATAAAGAGAAATCCAAGACTTCTGCAGCCTTTCCTCCTGCCCTAAAGTGGAAGATCTGGGATGTCTGTGATATCAATCCCTTCCTGAAGGGTGTCATGAAGCAATTCAGGG ccTCTCTGGAATCTGGGCTTCAGCAGCAAAAAG CACATGTGACTCTGGATCCAGACACAGCCCATCCTCAGCTCATCCTCTCTGAAGATCTCAGACGTGTGATCTATGGAGAGAAAGAGCAAGATCTTCCTGACAATCCTGAGAGATTCTGTGACTATGCTTATGTGCTGGGCCAGGATGGATTCACAGAAGGCAGGCATTTCTGGGAAGTCCTTGTGGGGAGTGAGGAAGGATGGTCTGTGGGAATTGCAAGAAAGTCTGTGGAGAGAAAGGACCCAGACTTTGGCCCTAACGCTGGGATCTGGGAAGTGGGAAAGTTGGACAGTTTCTCCGCCGACAACAATGTGTGCCCATATCTTATGCTGAGCAAGGAGCCCAAGAGAGTCCGAGTGACTCTGAACTATGAAGGAGGTCGGGTGGCCTTTTACGATGCAGACTCAGCAGCCCTGATCTATAAATACCCTCCAGCTTCTTTCTCAGGAGAGATCCTCCTCCCGTTCTTTTATGTGTATGGAAAAGCCCAACTGGAGCTCTCCCTGTAA